aattttttatttaatttatttttataatattttatagttctactaattaaatattaataataattatattttaattaaattaatattaaaaaatcatattttcaaatgtaatttaatgttaataacaaaaaatattggattaaactcatctaaaattctatctaaatttcttaattacaaaCCTAATAATATGTTTGCTTGGAATgagaaactaatattttaatatttgcttTGAGTgagaaactaatattttaatattttataaaccaACAGTGGACTTCTATATTTGGCCAAGTAGCTGAAAtccaaattattttaaatatgccCAACCCAACGTGGGGGTTTTTTGGCacaaattatctaaattttggCCATCAGCCTCCTTTGGTTAAGCTAATGAGAATGCTTTAAAGTTCTGTTTGGATATAAAAatgatttcatttcattttattattataatatttttaaatttttacataaaatataataaataaatcaacgtttttaaatcttaaaataataataataatattaaaaataattttttaatattttaatttttaatttttatttgaaattatccCTTCTTATCTCAAAGGAAAAATTACACCCAACTGAAATAGGGAAAAAACGTACAAATCGTATCTTCAAAGTTGGGGAGTTGGTTCTGTTTGAGCTTCGAAGAAAACATGCTCGCCTACTCTTTTCCTTCTCCCTCCAAAGTCCCCTTAGCTTCTCCCAAACCCTCGAACCCTTCTTCAGGCCGTAACCTTCCATCGTCAAAACTATCATCCCCAACCCCAACCTTTGAAGTCCTTAACCACCGTCTGACCCATCACCACAATGTGGGCCACCTTCACGAAGCAATCTCCACCCTCGATGTCATGGCCCGAAAGGGTGTCCATCCAGACCTCACCACCTACGCCGTACTCCTCAAATCATGCATCAGGTCCCGGAATTTCCAACTCGGAAAACTTGTCCACAATCGGTTCATGCAGTCCCAACTTGAACCCAATTCCGTCATTTTTAACTCTCTAATCAGCTTGTACTCAAAGTGTGGGGATTGGGCTAAAGCAAAAGCCATATTTGATAGCGTAGGAGATAAGAAAGACTTGGTTTCTTGGAGCGCAATGGTCTCATGTTTTGCAAATAATGATATGGAATTTGAAGCGATTGGGACATTTCTTGAAATGCTTGAAAATGGGTTTCATCCAAATGAGTATTGCTTCGCGGCAGCGATTCGGGCGTGTTCGACTGTGGATACTATTTTGATTgggaaaatgatttttgggtttgtgataaaaagtggatattttgAGTCCGATGTGTGTGTTGGGTGTGCATTGATTGATATGTTTGTGAAGGGCAGCGGTGATGTGGATTTAGCATATAAGGTCTTTGAGAAAATGCCTGAGAAGAATACAGTGACTTGGACTTTGATGATTACTAGGTTTATGCAATTGGGGTGCCCGAGAGACGCAATAGATTTGTTTTTGGATATGATTTTCAGTGGGAATGTACCGGATCAGTTTACATTAAGTGGGGTTTTATCGGCTTGTGCAGAGTTGGAATTGTTGTCTCTTGGTCAGCAATTGCATTCTTGGGTTACGAGGGGGGGAATGCCATTAGATGCTTGTGTTGGTTGTTGTTTGGTGGACATGTATGCAAAGTGTGCATCAGTGGACGATTCAACCAAAGTGTTCAATCGAATGGTAGATCATAATGTCATGTCTTGGACGGCAATTATCACAGGATACGTGCAAAGTGGAGAATGTGATAAGGAAGCTGTTGAGCTTTTCTCTGAAATGATCACGAGTCACGTTTTGCCAAATCACTTCACCTTTTCAAGTGTTCTCAAGGCATGTGCAAATCTTTCTGATCCGCGTATGGGTGAGCAAGTGTACACCCATGCGGTGAAACTAGGTCTTGCGTCAGTTAATTGTGTGGGAAATTCTCTTATTAGCTTGTATGCACGGTCTGGAATGATGGAAGATGCTCGGAACGCTTTTGATATGCTATTTGAGAAGAATATGATTTCTTACAACGCGATTGTTGATGGGTATGCCAAAAATTTGAATTCTGAAAAAGCCTTTGAGCTTTTCCATGAAATTGTGGATACAGGAATCGGGGCTAGTGCTTTCACATATGCTAGTCTCCTGAGTGGGGCTGCTAGTATCGTTGCAATTTCTAAGGGCGAGCAAATTCATGCCACTGTACTGAAATCGGGGTTTGAGTCAAACCAATGCATATGTAATGCTTTGATCTCCATGTATTCTAGGTGTGGAAACATAGAAGCTGCTTTCCAAGTTTTTAATTATATGGGAGATCGTAACGTTATATCTTGGACTTCCATGATCACTGGTTTTGCAAAACATGGATTTGCCTCTAGAGCTATGGACATGTTCCACAAAATGCTTGAGGTTGGCGTTAGGCCAAACGAAGTCACCTATATTGCTGTTCTATCAGCTTGTAGCCACGCGAGGCTGATTTCTGAGGGCTGGAAACTCTTCAATTCAATGCACAAAGAATATGGGATTGTTCCGAGAATGGGACACTATGCATGTATGGTTGATTTATTGGGCCGATCAGGATCCCTTTTAGAAGCCTTTGAATTTGTTAACTCAATGCCTTTCAAGGCTGATGCGCTAGTCTGGCGTACATTTCTTGGTGCCTGTCGAGTCCATGGTAATAAAGAGCTTGGAAAACATGCTGCAAAGATGATTCTTGAGCAACACCCACATGATCCAGCAGCATATATCTTACTATCAAACTTGTATGCTTCCTCTGGTCAATGGGAAGATGTGGCGATAATTAGAAAGACTATGAAAGAGAGGAACTTGATCAAAGAAGCAGGTTGTAGCTGGATAGAGGTGGGAAATAAGGCGCACATGTTCCATGTTGGGGATACTTCACACCCCCTAGCACGTAAGATTTACAGTGAACTGAACCAACTAGCGTTGAAAATAAAGGAATTGGGATATGTACCTGATACGGATTTTGTTCTTCATGACGTGGAGGATGAACTAAAGGAGCAATATTTGTTTCAACACAGCGAGAAAATCGCCGTGGCATTTGGTCTTATAAGCATGTCCAAATCAAAACCCATTAGGGTATTTAAGAATCTTCGTGTTTGTGGAGACTGTCACGCTGCTATCAAGTTTATTTCATTGGCTACAGGAAGGGAAATAATTGTAAGAGACTCAAACCGATTTCACCACTTCAAAGATGGGTTTTGTTCATGCAGTGATTACTGGTGAGGTTGTTAAAGAACGATGGAATTTTCTCTATGAGAGTTCTGTGCTTATCGGACAGCTACATAAGTTTGTTTTCAACTGATATGAGATTCTCAATCTTCTGCTCATTTCTTGTCAAAACCCTTCAAAGGCTGTTTCTTAGTGTGCACGAACAGCAGCTTGCTTTCAGTACGGATCCcacaaaatggaaaagaaagattCAGAAGACATGATTGCCAGCTAAAAAATTAACGTTTTGAGTTTGATGTATATTTGCCAGTCTCATTCTTTCAGCTTTAGATGCATCACTTATATATTCTAATAGCTGTAACCTGTACCATACATTTACATTCTTTATGTAAACTGCATATCTGTAAATTTCATATATGTACCCTCATTTGATCGCATAATTTACAACTATATGTACTTTTTCCCACTAATATTGCCTATTCTTCAGATTTCTCTCACAAACTTCACAGGTCTtcaatttttccatttttaattCTTCGGCAGCCAAGATCATTTTAGTACAGAGAAAAAGTGCTCGATCTCGCAAACATTTCACGCTGTTAGTGCCTTCAAATGTCTTCGTTTTTCTATGATAATGAATCAACGAATCGGGGATTGCTATGATAAGAATGTAGGAATTACAACTCATATGATGGGTAAAATAAGCCCTATCCTCGAATAAGCACAGAAAAGGGATCCTGGGCTTCAGCTCTGTTGAATGCATTTTTCCAGCATAGCCGGAGCCCAACAATACGGTTGAATGGCCCACAATGATAACTTGGATGTCGGTAGATTCTcatttatgaaataaataaagcatataaaatataaataaaaagatataaaattttacgtGATTCGGCATAAAGGCCTACATCTACAGGTCGTTCGGGATGAAATCTATTATGTTTGATGATTTTACAATATTTCGTGACCTTACATAACTCTCACTAGAATATAGGATATTAGGGTTCCTatgaggttgaagaagatgCCTTGGCTTAGAGATATGGAGAGGAGCCAATAATTTGAGGGGTCTATATGTAGAGAAGTCTATAGAAAATCTATAGATATTTAGAGATCCCCTCCTTTTATGTatgtctctttctttctttagaaTAGTTGAGTCATATTTGTCTTATGTCATTTCACATTTTGTATATGAATCCACTTATTTTGACTTTATCTCTTCTCGACTTATTTTTTCATGGCTTTATTACTGGTGATGGGTTTGAACTGCGTTGGGCCCGGTTCATTTTATATCCAATAGATGCTCTCGATTCTTATGATCAATTTGTCCAACAAGAATGCTTTAAGAATCCTCAAGTCAATCATGATAAAGATAGTCTATAGAAActgtagaaaaataaatgatggaaAATTGTCCCTGGTTTTCTATTGTGTAATACAATGAAGATCTCCAAGGGCAAAACTCGAGGAGATTTGCAAAATTCTTGGTACGGGCCTTTGAGAGTGGGCTTCCAGGAAGTTTGCTTGATGATTGGGCGTATGACTTATAATTGCATTGAATCGTTCTCGAAGGCAACCTATGCAGGCGGTTATGGAGCTAGCAACAGTTATGGTGAGAGAGGTAGCCCTGGTCACATACGCATATGCTGACACTTCTCGCTCCTTGGAGCTTCGCTCGTCGTTGTTGTGACAGGTGGCTTGCTTGACTGCTTTGTTGAGGTGGAAATATTAACCTCCATTGGATGTGTGTGCGTTAACCGTGGTCACTTGTTTTGTAGGGACTCGATTGCTTATCTTTTGGGGCGGCTCTACTTTTTGTGCGAGTGTTAACCCCAGTTGCATGCGCGTTAACCTCGATTGTCAATGCCGCGAGTACTAACCAAAGCTTTGAATATCGTTTCGGTCAAGGCacttgaatgaaatatttcggtatcAGTAccatttcgtgtaccgtttcagAATAGTTTATACatggataaattatatatgtacatgCATAAACTATatcccaaaataacaataaaataagtcataaacTCAACAATACTTTTTAATACAAGTCTTAAGTTTTAACAATATACATACTTGTAAAACTAAATAAGTTCTCAATCcaaccattaaaataaaatcactcatcttatcaagtaagtatttttacttaataatataaGTAagtattttgaataaatttattatttttatttttttaaaagaaatatttaatgaatttaaaaaaaaaaaattaaagaaaaaaaaagacaagttCTTTTTCTCTCCATATTCAGTGACTCTCTAGATAATTGCAAGGATCCATGCACCTCATCATCACACAAAACCACCACCTCTATTTATTTGCTCTCTCCTTATTTTTCAGGTATGCCCAtcatcaaacatttttttaattttttttatgaaaaaaccCATTAGCACACATAATCCGTGC
This Carya illinoinensis cultivar Pawnee chromosome 11, C.illinoinensisPawnee_v1, whole genome shotgun sequence DNA region includes the following protein-coding sequences:
- the LOC122282875 gene encoding pentatricopeptide repeat-containing protein At3g49170, chloroplastic — its product is MLAYSFPSPSKVPLASPKPSNPSSGRNLPSSKLSSPTPTFEVLNHRLTHHHNVGHLHEAISTLDVMARKGVHPDLTTYAVLLKSCIRSRNFQLGKLVHNRFMQSQLEPNSVIFNSLISLYSKCGDWAKAKAIFDSVGDKKDLVSWSAMVSCFANNDMEFEAIGTFLEMLENGFHPNEYCFAAAIRACSTVDTILIGKMIFGFVIKSGYFESDVCVGCALIDMFVKGSGDVDLAYKVFEKMPEKNTVTWTLMITRFMQLGCPRDAIDLFLDMIFSGNVPDQFTLSGVLSACAELELLSLGQQLHSWVTRGGMPLDACVGCCLVDMYAKCASVDDSTKVFNRMVDHNVMSWTAIITGYVQSGECDKEAVELFSEMITSHVLPNHFTFSSVLKACANLSDPRMGEQVYTHAVKLGLASVNCVGNSLISLYARSGMMEDARNAFDMLFEKNMISYNAIVDGYAKNLNSEKAFELFHEIVDTGIGASAFTYASLLSGAASIVAISKGEQIHATVLKSGFESNQCICNALISMYSRCGNIEAAFQVFNYMGDRNVISWTSMITGFAKHGFASRAMDMFHKMLEVGVRPNEVTYIAVLSACSHARLISEGWKLFNSMHKEYGIVPRMGHYACMVDLLGRSGSLLEAFEFVNSMPFKADALVWRTFLGACRVHGNKELGKHAAKMILEQHPHDPAAYILLSNLYASSGQWEDVAIIRKTMKERNLIKEAGCSWIEVGNKAHMFHVGDTSHPLARKIYSELNQLALKIKELGYVPDTDFVLHDVEDELKEQYLFQHSEKIAVAFGLISMSKSKPIRVFKNLRVCGDCHAAIKFISLATGREIIVRDSNRFHHFKDGFCSCSDYW